One genomic segment of Bradyrhizobium prioriisuperbiae includes these proteins:
- a CDS encoding DUF1127 domain-containing protein yields MFVRTDQAMTNHHESGFLGQVGEVLHTWHRRYVERGELAAWTDRDLNDVGLSWDDVAHEIEKPFWRG; encoded by the coding sequence ATGTTCGTTCGTACCGATCAAGCAATGACAAATCATCATGAGTCAGGGTTCTTGGGCCAAGTCGGCGAGGTCCTGCACACCTGGCACCGCCGCTACGTCGAGCGGGGTGAACTCGCCGCCTGGACCGACCGCGATCTGAATGACGTGGGATTGTCCTGGGATGACGTCGCCCACGAGATCGAAAAGCCGTTCTGGCGCGGCTGA
- a CDS encoding GNAT family N-acetyltransferase: MAAMSTADHLDWSRQDLRRFSDVLRLRNGQSVTVRFVEPRDGPALQAYFKTLSPEARYNRFTGASNGLSNHELDVLLHIGDDNRFAVIAEMTIDGIRTIVGEARYRVDETAGTLEFGLSVDDAHRGQGIGFALLSNLECRAAAFGVHRVFGDTLRTNNQMQSLARKAGYSFTNTPGDWREVRMMKTVHIAAEDIPCVQWRNVAVELAHHAGM; the protein is encoded by the coding sequence ATGGCTGCGATGTCAACCGCTGATCATCTGGACTGGAGCCGGCAGGACCTGCGCCGGTTCTCCGATGTGCTGCGGCTGCGCAACGGCCAGTCGGTCACGGTGCGCTTCGTCGAGCCGCGGGACGGCCCCGCGCTGCAGGCCTACTTCAAGACGCTGTCGCCGGAAGCGCGCTACAATCGCTTCACCGGCGCCAGCAACGGATTGTCCAATCATGAGCTCGATGTGCTGCTGCACATCGGCGACGACAATCGCTTTGCGGTCATTGCCGAGATGACGATCGACGGCATCAGAACCATTGTCGGCGAAGCGCGCTACAGGGTGGACGAGACGGCCGGCACCCTCGAGTTCGGCCTTTCGGTTGATGACGCGCATCGCGGGCAGGGCATCGGCTTTGCGCTTCTCTCCAATCTCGAATGCCGTGCGGCGGCGTTCGGTGTGCATCGCGTTTTCGGCGATACGCTGCGCACCAACAACCAGATGCAGTCGCTGGCGCGCAAGGCCGGCTACAGCTTCACCAACACGCCTGGCGACTGGCGCGAAGTGCGCATGATGAAGACCGTGCACATCGCCGCCGAGGACATTCCCTGCGTGCAGTGGCGCAACGTCGCGGTCGAGCTGGCGCATCACGCCGGCATGTGA